From one Xiphophorus hellerii strain 12219 chromosome 18, Xiphophorus_hellerii-4.1, whole genome shotgun sequence genomic stretch:
- the rsf1a gene encoding remodeling and spacing factor 1 isoform X1, which yields MAAPAVARSSGPPLCPSFAEVCSFLERYGAALDLPELTFPQIERYLRDTTAVPKPLVELHVKLLRKLGRSVTTDRWEKYLAKVCQELNSTWAWELEQKGYQEMSMECKSSILKYLCECQFDDNLKFKMVVNDEDPEKMRLQPIGRDQQGLMYWLQLDQEQNIRLYTEEQDDLDGSTWKCIVRTRNDLAEALELLKAQIESSQSQDQDQNQNRAGTRSASPAERDTSTTGKSETNEDDGINSVKLPKASEEENDNKTTNPVTEKMQVIKEEEEKQENTEPKMEEKTAAFDNRVSTITAVKAEPRDADGPKNAVSVLIAPGAALMKLNKEDEAERAAVRSNQQAKIPLKKRDLKLAGCFQTNHLNNASSSIIVCNPSVINSKDCRGRDGKPINSLELQGSPASCLQQVITSRQELTNGRAPHPPPRDGHNGVIGQVGVIGHVGVIRSPPELHRAPEENGPKSEPSGVKAGEEVSRQSVLVRKGPPEQDATSAATLPAHPIPPLTDQKPDLTEIKGESVGFSSQMTVNQNNKAAEKMDKADQSSGQPEENQNIKEEPGINSALNSGASGKGDSEPQKAEKLNKMIQQEQGVNGGLVSVVKLKKIGFVSEQKRVPLEEASSELQKEGIRLKIKIPPHRRNKLRRKEGKEEMKTREGQKEGRPLRRSARICRSSALPNCRPSSKAAESQRKKPQKKQTPPARTRDEEEADEEEDDEEQNSPSTKNQKHELAGKFSKRRGKRRHGRPRWTNVRPKRHKPNEEEEEEEGGWKKRGEEEKEGSGSEEELSKSEEIPTEDACTHCGLPNHPELILLCDSCDQGYHTACLRPPLMLIPDGEWFCPPCQHKMLCEKLEEQLQNLDSALKKKERAERRRERLVYVGISVENIIPEGDVEEEEEEEEEKSTKKKDPKKTKNLGRRSTRTRKHISYRFDDFDDAIDEAIEEDIRDLCSGAETGKEIPSVVSEGVKENQRPIRTQSRTARNKKRRRLNDLESDSTAIESEEEFMLSNSSEEEEFAASGADDGEEDDEDAGSDGGSWDRGARPKRGTRGTPKFKPRMPQRRGRKRRRRRSSEEEEETDVEMDSDRFSDMTDSDADRKRRGLRRGQRQQVNYRETSESSDNSRTLAKRQPVKRRGRPRKEHFSSDYSDVSASSRDSEDDDDDNDEEEDGRRRVDKRRRRGAEEEELRSGRTRKKRKRYEDEKDEEGGRRLKRRQLRREDEDDDGRRRRTERDEEDPERMGRGKRREMLSQQRRKLLAQMLKKRRPSTDEDESDSDDSQSSSGDDRPIRKRLNRIDSDDDEDERHVDTDDEDEGQKRKKSEHKSDGGAQEKGRSLSPSNGHQTSRDAERRERHNGPTHPAEDEEEEEDEEEEEDEGQSDSLNSAQNSPRS from the exons TTCCTAAACCGTTGGTGGAGCTCCATGTGAAGCTGCTCAGAAAGCTGGGGAGGTCCGTGACCACAGACCGCTGGGAAAAGTACCTGGCTAAG GTTTGCCAGGAGCTGAACAGCACATGGGCCTGGGAGTTGGAGCAGAAAGGTTACCAGGAGATGTCGATGGAGTGCAAGTCGAGCATCCTCAAG TATCTGTGTGAGTGTCAGTTTGACGACAACCTGAAGTTCAAGATGGTGGTCAACGATGAGGACCCCGAGAAGATGCGTCTGCAGCCCATCGGTCGGGACCAGCAGGGCCTGATGTACTGGCTCCAGCTGGACCAGGAGCAGAACATCCGACTCTACACAGAGGAGCAGGACGATCTGGACGGATCCACCTGGAAGTGCATCGTCCGGACCCGGAACGACCTGGCCGAGGCTCTGGAGCTGCTGAAGGCTCAGATTGAGTCCAGTCAGAGTCAGGATCAGGACCAAAACCAGAACCGGGCTGGAACCAGGAGCGCCAGCCCTGCAGAAAGAGACACGAGTACGACGGGGAAATCAGAGA CGAATGAAGACGATGGAATCAACAGCGTCAAACTCCCCAAAGCttcagaggaagaaaatgacAACAAGACGACCAATCCAGTGACAGAGAAGATGCAAG TAataaaggaagaggaggaaaagcaggaaaacactgaACCCAAGATGGAGGAGAAGACGGCTGCCTTCGATAACCGCGTCAGCACCATCACCGCCGTCAAAGCTGAGCCCAGGGACGCAGACGGACCTAAAAACGCCGTGTCCGTCCTCATCGCGCCCGGCGCCGCTCTAATGAAGCTGAACAAGGAAGACGAAGCAGAGAGGGCCGCCGTCCGGAGCAACCAGCAGGCGAAAATACCACTGAAGAAGAGGGACCTGAAGCTGGCCGGCTGCTTCCAGACCAACCACCTGAacaacgccagcagcagcatcatcgTCTGCAATCCCTCCGTGATCAACAGCAAGGACTGTCGGGGGAGAGACGGGAAGCCGATCAACTCGTTAGAACTGCAAGGAAGTCCGGCGTCCTGTCTGCAGCAGGTCATCACCTCCAGGCAGGAGCTGACCAATGGGAGAGCGCCTCACCCGCCTCCCAGAGACGGCCATAACGGCGTCATCGGTCAGGTCGGAGTCATCGGTCACGTCGGCGTCATCCGCAGCCCACCTGAGCTCCACAGAGCTCCGGAGGAAAACGGGCCGAAGTCGGAACCAAGCGGCGTGAAGGCTGGAGAGGAAGTGAGCCGGCAGTCGGTTCTGGTTAGGAAGGGACCGCCTGAGCAAgacgccacctccgctgccacACTTCCTGCTCATCCAATCCCACCGCTAACGGACCAGAAACCGGATCTTACAGAGATAAAAGGAGAATCTGTTGGTTTCTCCTCTCAGATGACGGTAAATCAGAACAACAAGGCGGCAGAGAAAATGGACAAGGCTGACCAAAGCAGCGGTCAACCGGAGGAGAACCAAAACATCAAAGAGGAACCTGGAATAAACTCAG cgtTAAACTCAGGAGCGTCTGGAAAAGGAGACTCTGAACCTcaaaaagcagagaagctgAATAAGATGATCCAGCAGGAACAAGGGGTGAACGGCGGGCTGGTCAGCGTCGTCAAACTTAAGAAGATCGGGTTTGTTTCGGAACAGAAGAGGGTTCCACTGGAGGAAGCATCTTCCGAACTCCAGAAAGAAGGAATCCGGCTGAAGATCAAGATCCCACCGCACCGGAGAAACAAATTACGGCGAAAAGAAGGAAAGGAGGAGATGAAAACCCGAGAGGGGCAGAAAGAAGGGAGGCCGCTGAGGAGATCTGCACGGATCTGCAG ATCATCTGCTTTGCCAAACTGCAGGCCAAGCTCAAAGGCGGCAGAGAGCCAGAGAAAGAAACCGCAAAAGAAACAGACGCCGCCTGCCAGAACGAGGGATGAAGAAGAGGCGGATGAGGAAGAGGACGATGAGGAGCAGAACTCACCTTCAACAAAGAACCAAAAACACGAACTTGCTGGAAAATTTAGCAAGCGAAGG GGCAAACGAAGGCACGGGCGACCACGATGGACCAATGTTCGCCCCAAGAGACACAAACcaaatgaggaggaggaagaggaggaaggcgGGTGGAAGAAacgaggagaggaggagaaagaaggaAGCGGCTCAGAGGAGGAGTTGAGTAAATCTGAGGAGATTCCCACTGAGGATGCCTGCACTCACTGTGGCCTGCCCAACCACCCAGAACTG ATCCTGCTGTGTGACTCGTGTGATCAGGGATACCACACCGCCTGTCTGCGGCCGCCGCTCATGCTGATCCCAGATGGAGAATGGTTCTGTCCACCTTGCCAACAT AAGATGCTGTGTGAGAAActggaggagcagctgcagaacCTGGACAGCGCTCTGAAGAAGAAGGAACGGGCAGAGCGGAG GAGGGAACGGCTGGTTTACGTCGGCATCAGTGTGGAGAACATCATTCCT gAGGGAGAtgtggaagaggaggaggaggaggaggaagagaaatcTACCAAGAAAAAAGATccaaaaaagaccaaaaacctGGGGAGGAGATCAACCAGGACCAGGAAACACATCAGCTACAG GTTTGATGATTTCGATGACGCCATTGATGAGGCCATAGAGGAGGACATCAGGGATCTCTGCAGTG GAGCAGAAACGGGGAAAGAGATCCCCTCCGTTGTGTCCGAGGGCGTGAAGGAGAACCAGCGGCCAATCAGAACCCAGAGCCGCACCGCCAGGAACAAGAAGAGACGTCGGCTGAACGACCTGGAGAGCGACAGCACGGCGATAGAGAGCGAAGAAGAGTTCATGCTCAGCAACAG CTCGGAGGAAGAAGAATTCGCCGCTTCGGGTGCCGACGACGGCGAGGAGGACGATGAAGACGCAGGCAGCGACGGCGGCAGCTGGGACAGAGGCGCGCGTCCCAAACGGGGCACGAGAGGGACGCCTAAATTCAAACCCAGGATGCCCCAACGCCGGGGCAGGAAACGGCGGCGGAGGCGGTCcagcgaggaggaggaagagacggATGTAGAGATGG ATTCAGATCGGTTCAGCGACATGACGGACAGCGATGCAGACAGGAAGAGGCGTGGCCTGAGGCGGGGCCAGCGCCAGCAGGTGAACTACCGGGAAACATCGGAGTCGTCCGACAACTCCAGGACGTTGGCCAAGCGGCAGCCGGTGAAACGACGCGGCCGACCGCGGAAGGAGCATTTCTCCAGCGACTACAGCGACG tttccGCTTCCTCGAGGGATTCTGAGGATGATGACGATGACAatgatgaggaggaagatggCCGGCGGAGAGTggacaagagaagaagaagaggagcggaggaggaggaactcCGGAGCGGCAGGACGAGAAAAAAGCGGAAAAGATACGAAGATGAGAAGGACGAGGAAGGAGGGCGGCGGCTGAAGAGGAGGCAGCTGAGGAGggaggatgaagatgatgatgggaggaggaggaggacggagaGAGACGAAGAGGATCCGGAGCGGATGGGCCGGGGGAAGAGGAGAGAGATGCTTTCGCAGCAGCGCCGCAAACTCCTCGCTCAGATGCTGAAGAAACGCCGGCCGTCCACCGACGAAGACGAGTCCGACTCGGACGATTCTCAGTCTTCATCGGGAGACGACCGCCCAATCCGCAAGAGACTCAACCGCATCGACTCCGATGACGACGAGGACGAGAGACATGTCGATACAGACGACGAAGACGAAGGACAGAAGAGGAAAAAGTCGGAGCACAAAAGCGACGGCGGCGCTCAGGAAAAGGGGCGGAGCCTGTCTCCATCAAACGGACACCAGACCTCCAGAGACGCTGAGAGACGGGAGAGACACAACGGCCCCACGCATCCCGccgaagatgaggaggaggaagaagacgaggaggaggaggaggatgaaggccAGTCGGACTCATTGAACTCTGCCCAGAACAGCCCGCGGTCATGA
- the rsf1a gene encoding remodeling and spacing factor 1 isoform X3, with amino-acid sequence MAAPAVARSSGPPLCPSFAEVCSFLERYGAALDLPELTFPQIERYLRDTTAVPKPLVELHVKLLRKLGRSVTTDRWEKYLAKVCQELNSTWAWELEQKGYQEMSMECKSSILKYLCECQFDDNLKFKMVVNDEDPEKMRLQPIGRDQQGLMYWLQLDQEQNIRLYTEEQDDLDGSTWKCIVRTRNDLAEALELLKAQIESSQSQDQDQNQNRAGTRSASPAERDTSTTGKSETNEDDGINSVKLPKASEEENDNKTTNPVTEKMQVIKEEEEKQENTEPKMEEKTAAFDNRVSTITAVKAEPRDADGPKNAVSVLIAPGAALMKLNKEDEAERAAVRSNQQAKIPLKKRDLKLAGCFQTNHLNNASSSIIVCNPSVINSKDCRGRDGKPINSLELQGSPASCLQQVITSRQELTNGRAPHPPPRDGHNGVIGQVGVIGHVGVIRSPPELHRAPEENGPKSEPSGVKAGEEVSRQSVLVRKGPPEQDATSAATLPAHPIPPLTDQKPDLTEIKGESVGFSSQMTVNQNNKAAEKMDKADQSSGQPEENQNIKEEPGINSALNSGASGKGDSEPQKAEKLNKMIQQEQGVNGGLVSVVKLKKIGFVSEQKRVPLEEASSELQKEGIRLKIKIPPHRRNKLRRKEGKEEMKTREGQKEGRPLRRSARICRPSSKAAESQRKKPQKKQTPPARTRDEEEADEEEDDEEQNSPSTKNQKHELAGKFSKRRGKRRHGRPRWTNVRPKRHKPNEEEEEEEGGWKKRGEEEKEGSGSEEELSKSEEIPTEDACTHCGLPNHPELILLCDSCDQGYHTACLRPPLMLIPDGEWFCPPCQHKMLCEKLEEQLQNLDSALKKKERAERRRERLVYVGISVENIIPEGDVEEEEEEEEEKSTKKKDPKKTKNLGRRSTRTRKHISYRFDDFDDAIDEAIEEDIRDLCSGAETGKEIPSVVSEGVKENQRPIRTQSRTARNKKRRRLNDLESDSTAIESEEEFMLSNSSEEEEFAASGADDGEEDDEDAGSDGGSWDRGARPKRGTRGTPKFKPRMPQRRGRKRRRRRSSEEEEETDVEMDSDRFSDMTDSDADRKRRGLRRGQRQQVNYRETSESSDNSRTLAKRQPVKRRGRPRKEHFSSDYSDVSASSRDSEDDDDDNDEEEDGRRRVDKRRRRGAEEEELRSGRTRKKRKRYEDEKDEEGGRRLKRRQLRREDEDDDGRRRRTERDEEDPERMGRGKRREMLSQQRRKLLAQMLKKRRPSTDEDESDSDDSQSSSGDDRPIRKRLNRIDSDDDEDERHVDTDDEDEGQKRKKSEHKSDGGAQEKGRSLSPSNGHQTSRDAERRERHNGPTHPAEDEEEEEDEEEEEDEGQSDSLNSAQNSPRS; translated from the exons TTCCTAAACCGTTGGTGGAGCTCCATGTGAAGCTGCTCAGAAAGCTGGGGAGGTCCGTGACCACAGACCGCTGGGAAAAGTACCTGGCTAAG GTTTGCCAGGAGCTGAACAGCACATGGGCCTGGGAGTTGGAGCAGAAAGGTTACCAGGAGATGTCGATGGAGTGCAAGTCGAGCATCCTCAAG TATCTGTGTGAGTGTCAGTTTGACGACAACCTGAAGTTCAAGATGGTGGTCAACGATGAGGACCCCGAGAAGATGCGTCTGCAGCCCATCGGTCGGGACCAGCAGGGCCTGATGTACTGGCTCCAGCTGGACCAGGAGCAGAACATCCGACTCTACACAGAGGAGCAGGACGATCTGGACGGATCCACCTGGAAGTGCATCGTCCGGACCCGGAACGACCTGGCCGAGGCTCTGGAGCTGCTGAAGGCTCAGATTGAGTCCAGTCAGAGTCAGGATCAGGACCAAAACCAGAACCGGGCTGGAACCAGGAGCGCCAGCCCTGCAGAAAGAGACACGAGTACGACGGGGAAATCAGAGA CGAATGAAGACGATGGAATCAACAGCGTCAAACTCCCCAAAGCttcagaggaagaaaatgacAACAAGACGACCAATCCAGTGACAGAGAAGATGCAAG TAataaaggaagaggaggaaaagcaggaaaacactgaACCCAAGATGGAGGAGAAGACGGCTGCCTTCGATAACCGCGTCAGCACCATCACCGCCGTCAAAGCTGAGCCCAGGGACGCAGACGGACCTAAAAACGCCGTGTCCGTCCTCATCGCGCCCGGCGCCGCTCTAATGAAGCTGAACAAGGAAGACGAAGCAGAGAGGGCCGCCGTCCGGAGCAACCAGCAGGCGAAAATACCACTGAAGAAGAGGGACCTGAAGCTGGCCGGCTGCTTCCAGACCAACCACCTGAacaacgccagcagcagcatcatcgTCTGCAATCCCTCCGTGATCAACAGCAAGGACTGTCGGGGGAGAGACGGGAAGCCGATCAACTCGTTAGAACTGCAAGGAAGTCCGGCGTCCTGTCTGCAGCAGGTCATCACCTCCAGGCAGGAGCTGACCAATGGGAGAGCGCCTCACCCGCCTCCCAGAGACGGCCATAACGGCGTCATCGGTCAGGTCGGAGTCATCGGTCACGTCGGCGTCATCCGCAGCCCACCTGAGCTCCACAGAGCTCCGGAGGAAAACGGGCCGAAGTCGGAACCAAGCGGCGTGAAGGCTGGAGAGGAAGTGAGCCGGCAGTCGGTTCTGGTTAGGAAGGGACCGCCTGAGCAAgacgccacctccgctgccacACTTCCTGCTCATCCAATCCCACCGCTAACGGACCAGAAACCGGATCTTACAGAGATAAAAGGAGAATCTGTTGGTTTCTCCTCTCAGATGACGGTAAATCAGAACAACAAGGCGGCAGAGAAAATGGACAAGGCTGACCAAAGCAGCGGTCAACCGGAGGAGAACCAAAACATCAAAGAGGAACCTGGAATAAACTCAG cgtTAAACTCAGGAGCGTCTGGAAAAGGAGACTCTGAACCTcaaaaagcagagaagctgAATAAGATGATCCAGCAGGAACAAGGGGTGAACGGCGGGCTGGTCAGCGTCGTCAAACTTAAGAAGATCGGGTTTGTTTCGGAACAGAAGAGGGTTCCACTGGAGGAAGCATCTTCCGAACTCCAGAAAGAAGGAATCCGGCTGAAGATCAAGATCCCACCGCACCGGAGAAACAAATTACGGCGAAAAGAAGGAAAGGAGGAGATGAAAACCCGAGAGGGGCAGAAAGAAGGGAGGCCGCTGAGGAGATCTGCACGGATCTGCAG GCCAAGCTCAAAGGCGGCAGAGAGCCAGAGAAAGAAACCGCAAAAGAAACAGACGCCGCCTGCCAGAACGAGGGATGAAGAAGAGGCGGATGAGGAAGAGGACGATGAGGAGCAGAACTCACCTTCAACAAAGAACCAAAAACACGAACTTGCTGGAAAATTTAGCAAGCGAAGG GGCAAACGAAGGCACGGGCGACCACGATGGACCAATGTTCGCCCCAAGAGACACAAACcaaatgaggaggaggaagaggaggaaggcgGGTGGAAGAAacgaggagaggaggagaaagaaggaAGCGGCTCAGAGGAGGAGTTGAGTAAATCTGAGGAGATTCCCACTGAGGATGCCTGCACTCACTGTGGCCTGCCCAACCACCCAGAACTG ATCCTGCTGTGTGACTCGTGTGATCAGGGATACCACACCGCCTGTCTGCGGCCGCCGCTCATGCTGATCCCAGATGGAGAATGGTTCTGTCCACCTTGCCAACAT AAGATGCTGTGTGAGAAActggaggagcagctgcagaacCTGGACAGCGCTCTGAAGAAGAAGGAACGGGCAGAGCGGAG GAGGGAACGGCTGGTTTACGTCGGCATCAGTGTGGAGAACATCATTCCT gAGGGAGAtgtggaagaggaggaggaggaggaggaagagaaatcTACCAAGAAAAAAGATccaaaaaagaccaaaaacctGGGGAGGAGATCAACCAGGACCAGGAAACACATCAGCTACAG GTTTGATGATTTCGATGACGCCATTGATGAGGCCATAGAGGAGGACATCAGGGATCTCTGCAGTG GAGCAGAAACGGGGAAAGAGATCCCCTCCGTTGTGTCCGAGGGCGTGAAGGAGAACCAGCGGCCAATCAGAACCCAGAGCCGCACCGCCAGGAACAAGAAGAGACGTCGGCTGAACGACCTGGAGAGCGACAGCACGGCGATAGAGAGCGAAGAAGAGTTCATGCTCAGCAACAG CTCGGAGGAAGAAGAATTCGCCGCTTCGGGTGCCGACGACGGCGAGGAGGACGATGAAGACGCAGGCAGCGACGGCGGCAGCTGGGACAGAGGCGCGCGTCCCAAACGGGGCACGAGAGGGACGCCTAAATTCAAACCCAGGATGCCCCAACGCCGGGGCAGGAAACGGCGGCGGAGGCGGTCcagcgaggaggaggaagagacggATGTAGAGATGG ATTCAGATCGGTTCAGCGACATGACGGACAGCGATGCAGACAGGAAGAGGCGTGGCCTGAGGCGGGGCCAGCGCCAGCAGGTGAACTACCGGGAAACATCGGAGTCGTCCGACAACTCCAGGACGTTGGCCAAGCGGCAGCCGGTGAAACGACGCGGCCGACCGCGGAAGGAGCATTTCTCCAGCGACTACAGCGACG tttccGCTTCCTCGAGGGATTCTGAGGATGATGACGATGACAatgatgaggaggaagatggCCGGCGGAGAGTggacaagagaagaagaagaggagcggaggaggaggaactcCGGAGCGGCAGGACGAGAAAAAAGCGGAAAAGATACGAAGATGAGAAGGACGAGGAAGGAGGGCGGCGGCTGAAGAGGAGGCAGCTGAGGAGggaggatgaagatgatgatgggaggaggaggaggacggagaGAGACGAAGAGGATCCGGAGCGGATGGGCCGGGGGAAGAGGAGAGAGATGCTTTCGCAGCAGCGCCGCAAACTCCTCGCTCAGATGCTGAAGAAACGCCGGCCGTCCACCGACGAAGACGAGTCCGACTCGGACGATTCTCAGTCTTCATCGGGAGACGACCGCCCAATCCGCAAGAGACTCAACCGCATCGACTCCGATGACGACGAGGACGAGAGACATGTCGATACAGACGACGAAGACGAAGGACAGAAGAGGAAAAAGTCGGAGCACAAAAGCGACGGCGGCGCTCAGGAAAAGGGGCGGAGCCTGTCTCCATCAAACGGACACCAGACCTCCAGAGACGCTGAGAGACGGGAGAGACACAACGGCCCCACGCATCCCGccgaagatgaggaggaggaagaagacgaggaggaggaggaggatgaaggccAGTCGGACTCATTGAACTCTGCCCAGAACAGCCCGCGGTCATGA